From Novipirellula aureliae, the proteins below share one genomic window:
- a CDS encoding ATP-binding protein: MSKPVSPFPELFGYVAISETQMRGPIATCMVQSVRSLESFVAEWLDQSDCSSEWFHRVSLHWRSNQRDQPVGSLKQYDYFESPNRISRILEIPRGQALSESLFRGQHDLATALTTAIAIVRCLSAWHAESRIHGWLDAECIYREESGSIQLRDVSNVHEHNETDFSLLDVQHIAFLSPESSGSLARAVGPASDLYSVGVILFAMLTGRAPIEATDASDYLNQQLCMEAPRLRGLGFDVPKPLDDLVARLLIRDPRDRYQTATAVLDDLLSIATFDQHHDLESCYAIGTTDIRETITEAALVGYEQDVARTCNAIQKALSGKFAVQLIAGPDEGVRRNYFDEIELRASAKGMAVFRGGATTTANAKPLQSLETVFAAIESLCIREPEVATRLADSTLEHSATLADLLPCLAAHWPVSVSTNSPDAYGSHRVQVALEELFVALAKEPSGAAFLFDDIHNADELTRNVIRSLINRSREEPSSFLLCAISCDSVETINFGEPIDQLRLAPLSDEALQRHLQSMAGCLSEKITTAIAEVAAGNPTIASAMLRRMIDSRVIHSSPQGWVSDGKLRDALRNDDTFAGLLECQIGELSSQTSTILATAAIVGQRFEIPILANVCGRSYADVLEAVREALRRQLLWRDVQQGWFRFVNDAIHKQLSMSLDDDVRKQLHLKTAEYLIEIAPDNVHDLAYHFDAAGVAESALQYSLAGAANARQKHSLLVAEDQFSIAERWASPNDSLTQLTILEGLGEIHLLTGRYDSAEKYLREALSLATTPLDQARIQQEIGELAFKRGQFAEAACEYQQALAITGARIPKNLPAMLGCLVYQASRQTLHSFTPSRWIVRRGKMSPLVCLRMQLLSRLSRVYWFSRHRLWTLANHLRSFNEAELYNPSETLAAVYSEHGPVMSLLRWFGRANRYIERSLKIRRDRGDVWGQGQSYHYGSVVRLAECRFQDAIEASSLAVEMLRQTGDFWEMNMARYQGANALYRIGLFADAVKLAAKMHDSGCEIGDRQATGISLDVWARCSPETLSLQIVAENAAQDRPDAQSHAQSQLAHAVVLLHHRRHEESIEILKNAIVRCRQAGHLNTYISPCYAWLGTALRELAEATDCHDGRRRQQRLRDARKAIKHAIKIAKAFPADLAHCYREMAILEAIAGKSRLSANFLQRSLAAARRYAQRAEELSTLQTLLALHLRETEHLGPFSIQNQARLDELLKTLPVAPQGIAPVVGTKSNLSLADRFVTLLKSGRRITQALTASGVFVEACESAQRLLRGQTVDVVMVRRENGKHCFNAWKESSTDKQRQSRLDANVDLFQLAVKQGTAVCRSSKTLHDSASNNSITGSALAAPILFRGEFVAMILVSHSELADLFGRDELRIADFVTTLSGAALENAEGFLQLQQLNGTLEQRVLERTKAAEDRAQQLAEKNTQLHQTEEQLREAITAANAANEAKGRFLATMSHEIRTPLNGILGMTRLAQKTSANQRQKGYLDTVQESGESLLNLINDLLDFSKLEAGKMELEAIPFKPQELAGEVYRLMTASAWQKQLDLRCEIDPGIPQVLVGDPAKLRQIMINLIGNALKFTEEGFVEFKMESFPTEIQVQGSPSTILSISVQDSGMGIPENKHEKVFETFSQADSSTTRRYGGTGLGLAICRELAERMQGTIELQSTVGHGSTFTVKIPLGTVEQEGQSESDILASPLQDDQDAPQTDPHEPHGRNRQIRVLVAEDGVINQEVIVGILEMEGFEVAVAQDGEQAVKLATSEAFDICLMDVDMPILDGMDATRAIRTVGKGDHAKLPIIAMTAHCGDQIWDQCNAAGMNGYLPKPVQPGKLFETIKQFT, encoded by the coding sequence TCGGGTTTCCTTGCATTGGCGAAGCAATCAGAGAGACCAACCGGTCGGCAGCTTAAAGCAGTACGACTACTTTGAGTCACCCAACCGCATTTCCCGTATTCTCGAAATCCCACGTGGTCAGGCTCTCAGTGAATCACTCTTTCGTGGCCAGCATGACCTAGCGACGGCACTGACGACAGCCATTGCAATCGTCCGTTGCTTGTCAGCGTGGCATGCCGAATCCCGCATCCATGGTTGGTTGGACGCGGAGTGCATTTACCGCGAAGAATCTGGAAGCATACAACTGCGTGATGTATCGAACGTTCATGAACACAACGAGACGGATTTCTCGCTATTGGATGTTCAGCACATAGCTTTTCTGTCACCTGAATCGAGTGGATCGTTGGCTCGTGCTGTTGGCCCTGCGTCGGATCTATACTCGGTAGGCGTCATACTTTTTGCCATGCTAACCGGGCGTGCGCCGATTGAAGCGACGGACGCCAGTGACTACTTAAATCAGCAGCTTTGCATGGAAGCGCCTCGCTTGCGAGGACTTGGTTTCGACGTCCCCAAGCCGTTGGATGATTTGGTCGCACGCTTGCTCATCCGCGACCCTCGAGACCGATATCAAACAGCAACGGCGGTGCTCGACGATCTACTTTCGATCGCCACATTCGATCAACATCATGATCTTGAAAGCTGCTATGCGATTGGCACAACAGACATTCGTGAAACCATAACCGAAGCGGCTTTAGTTGGTTACGAGCAGGATGTCGCCCGGACATGCAACGCGATTCAAAAGGCGCTTTCGGGAAAATTTGCGGTTCAGCTAATCGCAGGACCGGACGAGGGAGTTCGCCGCAACTACTTCGATGAAATTGAACTTCGTGCCTCGGCAAAGGGCATGGCCGTATTTCGTGGCGGTGCAACGACAACGGCCAATGCCAAACCGTTGCAATCGCTTGAAACGGTTTTCGCCGCAATCGAATCGTTGTGTATTCGAGAACCCGAGGTGGCGACTCGCTTAGCCGATAGCACCTTGGAGCACTCCGCAACACTGGCTGACCTGCTGCCATGCTTGGCTGCCCATTGGCCCGTCTCTGTTTCGACGAACAGTCCCGATGCGTACGGAAGTCACCGCGTCCAAGTGGCATTGGAAGAACTGTTTGTCGCCTTGGCAAAAGAGCCTTCGGGCGCCGCGTTTCTGTTTGATGACATTCACAACGCTGATGAACTAACACGAAACGTGATCCGATCGCTGATCAATCGATCGAGAGAGGAACCGTCTAGTTTCTTGCTATGTGCCATTTCATGTGATTCGGTCGAGACGATAAACTTTGGGGAGCCGATCGATCAATTGCGTCTCGCCCCGCTCTCGGATGAGGCGTTGCAGCGGCATTTGCAGTCGATGGCGGGATGTCTTTCCGAAAAGATCACAACCGCGATTGCCGAAGTGGCCGCAGGCAATCCAACGATTGCGTCGGCGATGCTCAGGCGAATGATCGACTCGCGAGTGATTCATTCTTCGCCGCAGGGTTGGGTGTCCGATGGCAAGCTGCGAGATGCTCTTCGCAATGACGATACATTCGCTGGATTGTTGGAGTGTCAGATCGGTGAATTGTCGAGCCAGACCTCAACGATTTTGGCAACCGCCGCCATCGTGGGGCAGCGTTTCGAAATCCCCATTTTGGCAAATGTTTGCGGGCGAAGCTATGCCGATGTCTTGGAGGCGGTTAGAGAAGCACTCCGCCGCCAATTGCTATGGCGTGACGTACAACAAGGATGGTTTCGATTCGTCAACGATGCCATTCACAAACAATTGAGCATGAGTCTTGACGATGATGTCCGCAAGCAACTGCACCTCAAGACAGCAGAATATCTGATTGAGATTGCGCCAGACAACGTTCACGATTTGGCGTATCATTTTGATGCCGCAGGTGTTGCCGAATCGGCACTCCAGTATTCACTCGCTGGGGCCGCAAACGCGAGGCAGAAACATTCCCTTCTGGTTGCGGAAGATCAGTTCAGTATCGCTGAACGTTGGGCCTCCCCGAACGACTCCTTGACCCAATTGACGATACTCGAAGGACTCGGCGAAATACACCTTCTGACCGGACGCTATGACTCTGCAGAGAAGTACCTTCGTGAAGCATTGAGTTTGGCAACGACGCCTCTGGACCAAGCCCGCATTCAACAAGAAATTGGTGAATTGGCATTCAAGCGTGGCCAATTTGCAGAGGCGGCCTGCGAGTACCAACAGGCGTTAGCGATTACCGGCGCGCGGATACCAAAAAACTTGCCCGCGATGCTGGGCTGTCTCGTGTATCAAGCTTCACGACAAACGCTTCACTCCTTTACACCCTCGCGGTGGATCGTTCGGCGCGGAAAGATGTCGCCACTTGTCTGTTTGAGAATGCAATTGCTGAGCCGACTCTCACGGGTCTACTGGTTCAGCAGACACCGCCTTTGGACACTCGCAAATCATCTTCGTTCATTCAACGAAGCCGAGTTGTACAATCCATCTGAAACGCTCGCAGCGGTCTATAGCGAACATGGTCCTGTAATGAGTTTGCTGCGTTGGTTTGGCCGCGCCAATCGTTACATTGAACGATCATTGAAAATCCGTCGAGACCGCGGCGACGTGTGGGGGCAGGGCCAATCTTACCACTACGGAAGTGTCGTCCGACTGGCCGAGTGTCGGTTTCAAGATGCGATCGAGGCATCGAGTCTCGCAGTCGAGATGCTCCGTCAAACCGGCGATTTTTGGGAAATGAATATGGCTCGCTATCAAGGAGCCAACGCACTCTACCGCATCGGACTTTTCGCGGACGCTGTCAAATTGGCTGCTAAGATGCACGATTCAGGATGCGAGATTGGCGACCGACAGGCGACCGGGATAAGTCTTGATGTTTGGGCTCGTTGCTCCCCGGAAACACTTTCGCTGCAAATCGTTGCTGAAAATGCGGCACAAGATCGCCCCGATGCTCAAAGTCATGCCCAGTCTCAACTGGCGCATGCCGTGGTTTTATTGCATCATCGGCGCCATGAAGAATCAATCGAAATCCTGAAAAACGCGATCGTTCGTTGCCGACAAGCAGGGCACCTCAATACCTATATCAGTCCCTGCTATGCCTGGCTAGGAACCGCACTGAGAGAGCTAGCGGAAGCAACCGATTGCCATGATGGCCGTCGTCGTCAGCAACGGCTTCGCGATGCTCGAAAAGCGATCAAACATGCCATAAAAATCGCCAAAGCGTTCCCAGCGGATTTGGCGCATTGCTATCGAGAGATGGCGATCTTGGAGGCGATTGCCGGAAAGAGCCGATTGTCGGCAAACTTCTTGCAACGCAGCTTGGCCGCCGCACGTCGCTACGCCCAGCGGGCCGAAGAACTCAGTACCCTGCAAACGCTGCTCGCCCTCCATCTCCGTGAAACCGAACACCTCGGACCTTTTTCGATACAAAATCAAGCACGTCTTGATGAGCTGCTCAAAACGTTGCCTGTCGCGCCTCAAGGAATTGCCCCGGTTGTCGGCACCAAATCGAACTTATCGCTTGCCGATCGCTTCGTGACTCTCCTGAAGTCGGGCCGTCGGATCACACAAGCTTTAACGGCAAGCGGCGTCTTTGTCGAAGCATGTGAATCGGCACAACGGTTGCTCCGTGGACAGACCGTCGATGTCGTGATGGTTCGACGTGAAAACGGTAAACATTGTTTCAATGCTTGGAAGGAGTCCTCAACCGACAAGCAGCGTCAATCGCGTCTCGATGCCAACGTCGACCTGTTTCAGTTGGCTGTAAAGCAAGGGACCGCAGTATGCCGAAGTTCGAAAACGCTGCACGACAGCGCGTCAAACAATTCGATAACAGGAAGTGCTTTGGCGGCACCGATTCTGTTCCGCGGTGAGTTTGTCGCGATGATCTTGGTATCTCATTCCGAATTAGCCGATCTATTCGGTAGAGACGAACTTCGGATTGCCGACTTCGTCACGACGTTATCAGGGGCTGCACTGGAAAACGCGGAAGGTTTTCTTCAACTTCAACAATTAAACGGCACTCTTGAACAACGTGTTTTAGAACGCACCAAAGCCGCAGAAGATCGGGCTCAGCAACTTGCCGAAAAGAATACACAACTGCACCAGACGGAGGAACAACTCCGCGAAGCGATCACCGCCGCCAACGCCGCCAACGAAGCAAAAGGACGATTTTTGGCGACGATGAGTCACGAAATCCGGACACCGCTCAACGGCATTCTCGGGATGACTCGACTTGCTCAAAAAACATCAGCCAATCAACGCCAAAAAGGATACCTCGATACGGTCCAAGAAAGTGGGGAATCGCTCTTAAACCTAATCAACGATCTGCTCGACTTTTCCAAACTTGAAGCCGGTAAAATGGAACTTGAGGCCATTCCATTTAAACCTCAGGAATTGGCAGGTGAAGTGTACCGCCTCATGACGGCATCCGCCTGGCAAAAACAGTTGGACCTGCGATGCGAAATTGATCCTGGTATTCCACAAGTCTTGGTTGGTGACCCCGCAAAACTTCGCCAAATCATGATCAATCTAATCGGCAACGCGCTGAAGTTCACCGAAGAGGGATTTGTTGAATTCAAAATGGAATCCTTCCCAACCGAAATCCAAGTGCAGGGCTCACCTTCAACGATCCTTTCGATATCGGTTCAAGACAGCGGGATGGGAATCCCTGAAAACAAACACGAAAAGGTTTTCGAGACGTTTTCACAAGCCGATAGTAGTACAACACGCCGCTACGGAGGAACCGGTCTAGGGCTCGCCATTTGTCGCGAGCTTGCGGAAAGAATGCAGGGCACGATAGAACTACAAAGCACCGTTGGACATGGCAGCACCTTTACCGTAAAAATCCCACTAGGCACCGTCGAGCAGGAGGGGCAATCGGAAAGCGATATTCTAGCGTCACCGCTACAAGACGACCAAGATGCTCCACAAACCGATCCGCATGAGCCTCACGGTCGAAATCGACAAATTCGAGTTCTGGTGGCCGAAGATGGTGTGATTAACCAGGAGGTCATCGTCGGCATTTTGGAGATGGAAGGGTTTGAAGTTGCGGTTGCCCAAGATGGCGAACAGGCCGTGAAGTTGGCAACCAGCGAAGCCTTCGACATCTGCTTGATGGATGTCGACATGCCGATTCTCGACGGCATGGATGCAACGCGTGCCATTCGCACCGTCGGTAAAGGAGATCACGCGAAACTGCCAATCATTGCGATGACAGCCCACTGCGGTGACCAGATTTGGGATCAATGCAATGCAGCCGGAATGAATGGGTATCTTCCTAAACCCGTTCAACCGGGCAAACTGTTTGAGACGATCAAACAATTCACCTAA